The sequence CCCAACCTCCGGCTGAGCTTCAGCTCCGAGGGCTGCTGACGGTGGCGGGACCCGAGCCGGGGACACCGGCGGAGGCGGAGGCCCACGTCGGGCCGGACGCACAGGTCGGTCCGGAGGCCGGGGGCGAGCCGGGAGCACCGGCCGGACCCGGAGCGCGGACGGCGCCGAAGGCCCGGGCGGGTGCGGCCGCCCGGGCCCGGCTGGCCTGGCGCGGCTGGCGGGGCCGGCGGCCGTTCTGGGGAGGAGCGCTGGTCCTGTTCGGCGGCGCCGAGATCCTCTTCACGCTGCGCGCCCCGCTGCCCGTCGTCCTGCACATCGGGATCCAGGGGCTGGCCGGCTATCTCGTTCCGGCGGTGATGGCGCTCTGCGGCCTGCTGATCCTCTTCAACCCGGCCCAGCGGCTGTTCTACTCGATCCTCGCCGTACTGGCCTCGCTGGGCAGTTGGCTCACCTCCAACCTCGGCGGTTTCCTGCTCGGGATGCTGTTCGGCGTGATCGGCAGCTGCCTCGCCTTCGGGTGGCTGCCCGACCAGCCCCCGCGCCGCCGTCGGCTGCGCCGGGACCGGACCGGACGCGAGGCCGCCGACCCGGCCGGCGTCTGAGAAGGCGGTGGCGGGCGGCGGTCGCGGCCGGTGACCGACGCCCGCCACCGCCGACAGGGCCGGCGCCCCGCCCCCGGCGAAGGGAGAGCGCCGGGGACGGGGCGTCGTTCGTCGTGCGTTCCGTCGAGCGGGCAGCTGGACCGCGGCGGCCGGGCAGCCCGTCGGCGGGCGTCAGATCGTCGCCGTGTCGATGACGAAGCGGTAGTGCACGTCGCTCGCCAGGACCCGCCGGTACGCCTCGTTGATCCGCTCGGCCGGGATCAGCTCGATCTCCGCGCCGATCCCGTGCTCGGCGCAGAAGTCCAGCATCTCCTGGGTCTCCGCCAGGCTGCCGATCATCGAGCCCGAGAGCGACCGCCGCCCCGTGAGCAGCGCGTGCGCGCCCAGGCCGACCGGCTTCGCCGGCGCGCCCAGCTGGACCAGCGTGCCGTCGGTGCGCAGCAGCCCGAGGTAGGCGCTCAGGTCGAGGTCGGCCGAGACGGTGTTGAGGATCAGGTCGAACCGTCCGGCCAGCTCGGTGAACGTCGCCGGGTCGGAGGTGGCGCGGTAGTCGTGGGCGCCGAGCCGGAGCCCGTCCTCCCGCTTGCGCAGCGACTGGCTGAGCACGGTGACCTCCGCGCCCTTGGCCCGGGCGAGCCGCACTCCCAGGTGGCCGAGCCCGCCGAGCCCGACCACGGCGACCCTCCGCCCGGGACCTGCACCCCAGTGGCTGAGCGGCGAGTAGACAGTGATGCCCGCGCAGAGCAGCGGCGCGGCCACGTCCAGCGGCAGCGCGTCGGGGATGCGCAGGGCGTACCGCTCGTCCACCACCAGCTGCTTCGCGTAGCCGCCATAGGTCGGCGAACCGTCCCGGCCGCGGCCGTTGTAGGTGAGCACGATGCCGTCCCCGCCCGTGCAGTACTGCTGGAGCCCGGCAGAGCAGTTGTCGCACTCCCGGCAGGAGTCGACGAAGCAGCCGACGCCGACCCGGTCGCCGACCGTCCAGCGCGAGACGGCGGAGCCGACCGCCGTCACCACTCCGGCGATCTCGTGGCCCGGGACCATCGGGAAGATGCCGGGGCCCCAGTCCTCGTCGACCTGGTGGATGTCCGAGTGGCAGATCCCGGCGTAGCGGACGTCGATCAGGATGTCCTCCGGGCCGAGCGCCCGGCGCGGCACGGTGGTGCGCTCCAGCGGAGCCTTCGGCGCCGCGGCTGCGTAGACCGCGATCCGGCCGGGCCGGTCGGGGGAGTCCGTGACGGTGGTGCCGGTGCCGGTGCCGGTGCCGGTGTCGGTGGCGGCGGTGCCTGCGGTGATCGTCGTGTTCGTCGTGTTCGCCATGCCCCAAGCCTCGGCGCGCTGTTCGGGCCGGGCCAGGCCAGTGGTCGTCGTACGACCACCGGTCCTACCACCGGCAGTATCACCCTCGGCGCCCGTCCGCCGCGGCGGGCGGGCCCATACTGCTGGCATGGACCAGCGCACCGAGCTCAGCGAATTCCTGCGGTCCCGGCGGGCCCGACTGCGGCCGGCCGATGTCGGCCTGCCCGACTACGGCGGCCGCCGCCGGGTCCCGGGGCTGCGCCGCGAGGAGCTGGCCCAGCTGGCCGGGGTGAGCACCGCCTACTACGTCCGGCTGGAGCAGGGGAACGGCGACAATGTCTCCACGGCGGTCCTGGAGGCGATCGCCCGCGCGCTGCGGCTCGAACCGGCCGAGCGCGAGCACCTGCTGCGGATCACCCGGCCGGTGCGCCGCCGCCCCGGCCGGGGCCGCCCGACGCGCACGCAGCAGGTCCGGCCCGAGCTGACGCAGCTGCTGGACGCGATGGACGGTGTCCCGGCCTACGTGCTGGGGCGGCGGCTCGACGTGCTCGCCTGGAACCGCCTCGGCAACGCCGTGATCGGCGACGTCGCGGCGCTGCCGCCGGAGCGGCGAAACCTGGCCTGGCACGTCTTCCTCGAACCGGGCAACCGGGAGCTCTACCTGGACTGGGAGAGCAAGGCGGCGGACCTGGTGGGGATGCTCCGGCTCGACGCGGGCCGCGACCCGGACGACCCCCGGCTGACCTCGCTGATCGGCGAACTCTCGGTCAAGAGCGAGGACTTCCGGCGGCTGTGGGCGGCGCACAACGTCCTGGACAAGGGGCACGGGGTCAAGGAGCTGCGCCATCCGGTGGTCGGCCGGCTGGCCCTGCGCTACGAGACCTTCCGCCCGGCCGGCGACCCGGACCAGGTGCTGGTCGCCTACCACGCCGAGCCGGACTCGCCCTCGGCCGAGTCGCTGCGGCTGCTGGCGAGCTGGATCGCCACCGGGCCGTCCGGGGGCGCCGCGAGCGCGCGCCGCCCCGAGCAGGGGGCCGCGGACCGGCCCGACCCCGGTGCGCAGTCGCAGTCGCACTCGGGTTCCGGCTCCGGCTCCGGCTCCGGCTCGGGTTCGGCTTCTGGTTCTGGTTCGGAAGCCCCGTCGACGGGTCGGTAGTCCTTTTCCCGGAGCCCGCGGGGGGCCGGTGGTCCCGTCCGGCCAGGGACCACCGGCCCTGTCCCGACACCCGGGCGGAGCCGTTTACTGGTTCCGCGGCGGCCCCGGGCCGCCGCCTGCCCGGAACCGGCCGGCCGCCCATCGGGACGGTGAACAGCACCGGTCCGACAAATGGCTGACGAGGTGTCAGTGCTCGTTAGGCTGCCCGGCATGGACACCACCAGCACCACCGCCGAGTACGACCGGCTGATCGCGCGACACCATGCCATGCGGCTGCGCCGACAGATCCTCGCACCGGCGCCGTCCTTCTCCACCGCACCCCAGGACGCACCCTCGCCGCCCGGCGCCGATGGCCGCAGCGGCTACGACGGGGCGGCCGACCGTCGGCTGATCCTCCGGGACCTGGCCCTGGTAGCCCCGTTCGACGAGCTCATCGACCACCTCTACGCCCGCATGTTCAGCCACCGCCCGTTCCTGCGCGCGCTGTTCCCGGAGTCCATGGAGTTCCAGCAGGCCCACCTGGAGCGGATGTTCGAGTACGTGATCGAGCGGCTGGACCGGCCGGACGAACTCGCCGAGACCCTCGCCCGGCTCGGCCGCGACCACCGGAAGCTCGGTGTCCGGCCGGTCCACTACGAGGCCTTCGAAGAGGCGCTCCGCGAGGCGGTCCGGTACTGGGCGGGCTCCCGGTGGCACCCCGGGCTGGAGGCGGCCTGGGTGCGGATGCTGCGCTTCACCGTCCGCTCGATGGTGGCGGGCGCCGAGGCGGCGCTCACCGAACCCCCGTACTGGCACGCCACGGTGGTCGGCCACGAGCGCCGCCGCCACGACCTCGCCGTGCTCCGGGTGCGCACCGGCGAGCCCTACCCGTACCGGGCCGGACAGTACGGGACGGTCGAGCACCCGGCCCTGCCGCACACCTGGCGGCAGTACTCGATGGGCTGCGCGCCGCGTGCCGACAACGAGTTGGAGTTCCACGTCCGGCGCACCGGGCCGGGCGGGGTGAGCGCGGCGCTGGTCGGGAGCACCGTCGTCGGCGACCGCCTCCGGCTGGGGCCGCCGCGCGGCACCCTGATGCCGGAGGACGACACCAGGGACCTCCTGCTGGTGGCGGGCGGCACCGGGCTCGCCCCGATGAAGGCGATCGTGGAGCGGCTGGTGGAGCACCGCCCGCGCGGACAGCGGGTCCACCTCTTCGTCGGCGCGCGGAGCCGGGACGAGCTCTACGACTGGCCGGCGCTGGCCGAACTCGGCCTCCGCAAGCACTGGTTGGAACTCGTCCCGGTCACCGAGGACGGCGGGGCCCCGATCGCCCCCGGCGGTCGGCTGGCCGAGGCGGTCGGCCGGGCCGCCGACTGGTCCGAGCACCGGGCCTGTGTCAGCGGACCGGCGGGCCTGGTCGACGAGGTGCGCACCCGCCTGGCCGCCGCCGGGCTGCCCGCCGCCCGGATCCACCACGACCCGGTGCTCGGCCGGTTCTGAGCAGCGGTCCGCACTCGGACCGGCCGGTGCTGCCCGCCGCCGTCGTCGCCGCCGCTACCGGTAGCAGTAGGAGTCCGAGGAGGCGTCGCCGCCCGCCAGGTGCGTCTGGTGCACCCGCAGCCCCCGGAACTCCGCGCCGTGCGGGAAGAAGCGGGGGTCCACGGTCAGCCCGCCGGTCTCCGGGTCGGCGTCCAGCTTGACGATCCACGGCTCGATGCCGTCCGGGTAGAACTGGTCGTCCCACGCGCCGTAGAGCGAGTTGGTGAGGTAGACCCGCCGCCCGTCCCGGCTGATCTCGACCATCTGCGGCGCGCCGCTCAGCGGGCGCCCGGGCTCGGCCGGGTGGGGGGTCCTGGCCGTCACCCCGCCCAGCCGCACCGAGGCCGTGAGCAGCGGGTGGAACGGGTCCGACACGTCGTACTGGAGCAACTCCCCGGTGCCCCAGGCCGAGACGTACAGCCAGCGGTCGTCCACCGACAGGTTGATGTCGGTCACCAGCGGCGGCACGGCGCCGAAGGGCTGGAGCACCGGCGGCAGGTCCTCGGCCTTCGCCGGTTCGGCCGGTATCTCGATCACCTTGCGCGCGGTGAACGCCTCGCCCTGCCGGTACCAGAGCCAGACCGAGGCCGAGAGGTCCTCGACATTGGTGACCACCCCGGCGAAGCCCCATTCGGCCTGCGGGTCGTGGGCCGGGCGCAGCTCCAGCACCATCTGGTACTGGTCGCCGAGGTCGATCCGCTGCAGGTGCCGCCCGGTGTCCAGCTCCCAGAAGTGCAGCGCGTGCCCGTACTTGCGGCCGAGCAGCAGCTCCGGCACGACCCCGTCCTCGACCATCCACGGGGTGCCCCACTCGCTGGTGACGCCCACGTTGCTGCCCAGGTGCCACCACACGTCGTAGGAGAAGTTCTGCGAGCCGCGCTCCGTCTCCCAGGGGCGCAGCACGTCGAAGGTGGTGTGGTCGAGCACGGCGACCCCGCCGGGTCCGTCGCCGCCCGCGGCCGCGCCGAGGCAGGACAGGAAGACGCCGTCCGGCCCGCAGTGCAGGGTGTGGGGGCGCGAGTAGCCGGCTCTCGCGGCCAGCTCCTCCGCCGCCACCGTCTTCACCAGTCTGGGCCGGACCGGGTCGGGCCGGGTGTCCAGGACGTGCAGCCGGGACGACCGCAGCCCCGGCAGCAGCAGGTAGCGCCGCTCGGGGTTCTCGTGGCAGGCGTGCGCGAGGGCGCTGGAGCAGGCGTTCCAGCCGAAGTGGTGCAGTTCGTCGCCCACGTCGGGCATCTCGGTGAAGTTGAGCACGCGCCCGTAGCTCGGCGACGCCGGGTCGGTGTCGACGGTGATCAGCGCGTCCGGTCGCTGCGCCGACCGGTCGAACCCGGCGACGTAGGCGAGCTTCTCCGGTGGAGCGGCGATCGCCTCGGCGGGCGTGCGGTACAGGGAGGGATCGCTGTGTCCGGACGGGCGGTCGTCCTGCGGGCCGTGTCCATGCGGCATGCTGGCTCCTCAACTTGCCTGCTCGGCAAGGTAAGTGACAATGGCCCGGGTAGCCTTGCACGGACTCGCGGGCGCACAGCAGGCGCACGGGGAGCGATCGGGGGGCCGGGGGCGGCGCACCCCCGACCCCCCCCGAAACGGATCTTCGGTCCGGCCCGAACGGATCTTCGGTCCGGTGCGTCGTGTCAGTGCACGGCGAGCGGGAAGTACGCGCCCAGCCAGCGGTCGAGCTCGGTGAACACCTGGGTGCGGGCGGTCTCGCCGGACAGCACCAGGTCGTGCATCCCGCCCTTGATCCGGACGATCGTCACATGGCGGCCCAGGTGCGGCCCGGCGGCCGCGATGTCGTCGGCGCGCAGGACGGCGTCCGCGTGGTGCAGCGCGGCGTGCCAGCGGGTGGTGGCGATCGAGGCGGTGGAGGCCATCAGCAGCACCGGCACGTCGATGCCGAGCCCGCGCCGCACCTCGCGGTGGCCGCGCTGGATCGCGGCCAGCCAGCCGGCGAACAGCGGCACGCCCTCGGCCGGCTTGAGCTTCAGGTCGAAGTCCCACTCGCCGCGGAAGTCCCGGTGCAGGCTGTGCACGTAGTGCGGGTTGAGCGCGGACGGCAGGACCCGGGTGGGCGAGAGGCGGGCGATCGCCTCCAGGGCCGGGGCGCCGAGGGTGCGCACGGCGGGGGAGGCCGGCATGGTCAGGAACGGGCTGTTGAGGAAGAGCCCGTCGACCAGGCCGCGCCCGGCCCGGCGGCCCGCCCACAGCGCGGCGATCAGGCCGCCGGTGGAGTGCCCGTTGACCAGCAGCCGGCCG comes from Streptomyces sp. TLI_053 and encodes:
- a CDS encoding DUF6114 domain-containing protein, coding for MAWRGWRGRRPFWGGALVLFGGAEILFTLRAPLPVVLHIGIQGLAGYLVPAVMALCGLLILFNPAQRLFYSILAVLASLGSWLTSNLGGFLLGMLFGVIGSCLAFGWLPDQPPRRRRLRRDRTGREAADPAGV
- a CDS encoding NAD(P)-dependent alcohol dehydrogenase, which translates into the protein MANTTNTTITAGTAATDTGTGTGTGTTVTDSPDRPGRIAVYAAAAPKAPLERTTVPRRALGPEDILIDVRYAGICHSDIHQVDEDWGPGIFPMVPGHEIAGVVTAVGSAVSRWTVGDRVGVGCFVDSCRECDNCSAGLQQYCTGGDGIVLTYNGRGRDGSPTYGGYAKQLVVDERYALRIPDALPLDVAAPLLCAGITVYSPLSHWGAGPGRRVAVVGLGGLGHLGVRLARAKGAEVTVLSQSLRKREDGLRLGAHDYRATSDPATFTELAGRFDLILNTVSADLDLSAYLGLLRTDGTLVQLGAPAKPVGLGAHALLTGRRSLSGSMIGSLAETQEMLDFCAEHGIGAEIELIPAERINEAYRRVLASDVHYRFVIDTATI
- a CDS encoding helix-turn-helix transcriptional regulator, with product MDQRTELSEFLRSRRARLRPADVGLPDYGGRRRVPGLRREELAQLAGVSTAYYVRLEQGNGDNVSTAVLEAIARALRLEPAEREHLLRITRPVRRRPGRGRPTRTQQVRPELTQLLDAMDGVPAYVLGRRLDVLAWNRLGNAVIGDVAALPPERRNLAWHVFLEPGNRELYLDWESKAADLVGMLRLDAGRDPDDPRLTSLIGELSVKSEDFRRLWAAHNVLDKGHGVKELRHPVVGRLALRYETFRPAGDPDQVLVAYHAEPDSPSAESLRLLASWIATGPSGGAASARRPEQGAADRPDPGAQSQSHSGSGSGSGSGSGSASGSGSEAPSTGR
- a CDS encoding globin domain-containing protein, giving the protein MDTTSTTAEYDRLIARHHAMRLRRQILAPAPSFSTAPQDAPSPPGADGRSGYDGAADRRLILRDLALVAPFDELIDHLYARMFSHRPFLRALFPESMEFQQAHLERMFEYVIERLDRPDELAETLARLGRDHRKLGVRPVHYEAFEEALREAVRYWAGSRWHPGLEAAWVRMLRFTVRSMVAGAEAALTEPPYWHATVVGHERRRHDLAVLRVRTGEPYPYRAGQYGTVEHPALPHTWRQYSMGCAPRADNELEFHVRRTGPGGVSAALVGSTVVGDRLRLGPPRGTLMPEDDTRDLLLVAGGTGLAPMKAIVERLVEHRPRGQRVHLFVGARSRDELYDWPALAELGLRKHWLELVPVTEDGGAPIAPGGRLAEAVGRAADWSEHRACVSGPAGLVDEVRTRLAAAGLPAARIHHDPVLGRF
- a CDS encoding selenium-binding protein SBP56-related protein produces the protein MPHGHGPQDDRPSGHSDPSLYRTPAEAIAAPPEKLAYVAGFDRSAQRPDALITVDTDPASPSYGRVLNFTEMPDVGDELHHFGWNACSSALAHACHENPERRYLLLPGLRSSRLHVLDTRPDPVRPRLVKTVAAEELAARAGYSRPHTLHCGPDGVFLSCLGAAAGGDGPGGVAVLDHTTFDVLRPWETERGSQNFSYDVWWHLGSNVGVTSEWGTPWMVEDGVVPELLLGRKYGHALHFWELDTGRHLQRIDLGDQYQMVLELRPAHDPQAEWGFAGVVTNVEDLSASVWLWYRQGEAFTARKVIEIPAEPAKAEDLPPVLQPFGAVPPLVTDINLSVDDRWLYVSAWGTGELLQYDVSDPFHPLLTASVRLGGVTARTPHPAEPGRPLSGAPQMVEISRDGRRVYLTNSLYGAWDDQFYPDGIEPWIVKLDADPETGGLTVDPRFFPHGAEFRGLRVHQTHLAGGDASSDSYCYR
- a CDS encoding alpha/beta hydrolase gives rise to the protein MEFREDILGAPYEAAELPLRPDEEGEVTATLVRRLVPGSDQAVLYIHGYNDYWFQTHLADHYVAAGFSFYAIDLRKYGRSLRAHHSPNFVRDLTAYDEELDQAVRIIREQDGHGRLLVNGHSTGGLIAALWAGRRAGRGLVDGLFLNSPFLTMPASPAVRTLGAPALEAIARLSPTRVLPSALNPHYVHSLHRDFRGEWDFDLKLKPAEGVPLFAGWLAAIQRGHREVRRGLGIDVPVLLMASTASIATTRWHAALHHADAVLRADDIAAAGPHLGRHVTIVRIKGGMHDLVLSGETARTQVFTELDRWLGAYFPLAVH